A single genomic interval of Seriola aureovittata isolate HTS-2021-v1 ecotype China chromosome 10, ASM2101889v1, whole genome shotgun sequence harbors:
- the bicd1a gene encoding protein bicaudal D homolog 1 isoform X5, translating into MAAGVGCGESVDQYRAEVERLTQELAEANREKIRAAECGLVVLEENQALKQKYAELETEQETLRKELEQLQEAFGQAYTNQRKVAEDGETNEETLLQESASKEAYYTGRLLELQTEVTLSRSVASNAQAENERLNALVQELRESNEMLELQRSRMREEIKEYKFRETRLLQDYTELEEENITLQKLVSTLKQSQVEYEGLKHEIKVLEEETVLLNSQLEDALRLKEISEGQLEEALDALKSEREQKNNLRKELAHHISLSDSVYGAGAHLALTVTGVEGLKFPEETNGTNGTNGSAIPTANGNNEDSNRRNGHLHTGTGLAKMNGEYRPGRKGEALHPVPDLFSELNLSEMQKLKQQLLQVEREKSALLMNLQESQTQLQHTQGALTEQNERVHRLTERVNAMKRLNGDKELDDPQESEKPDGGSVSPPANGHHDPDIHGFEILECKYKVAVTEVIDLKAELKALKEKYNQAVEGQGDSHSDDKVQALNEQLTHLERSCREGRERVVSLEAELRVASSTATESQGMLNAAQDELVTFSEELAQLYHHVCLCNNETPNRVMLDYYRQSRVTRSGSLKGSDDPRALLSPRLARRLAAASAACSSESPRSPMDSPSKDAHHNETNTNTADSSSCHSSPTRNATGSPVISISPCPSPLPSEAGGDLRKEPMNIYNLNAIIRDQIKHLQRAVDRSLQLSRQRAAARELAPMLDKDKETCMEEILKLKSLLSTKREQIATLRLVLKANKQTAEGALANLKSKYENEKAMVTETMMKLRNELKALKEDAATFSSLRAMFATRCDEYVTQLDEMQRQLAAAEDEKKTLNSLLRMAIQQKLALTQRLEDLEFDNEQTHRGRGAKVPKIKSSPPKS; encoded by the exons GCCTTTGGCCAGGCCTACACGAACCAGCGTAAGGTGGCAGAGGATGGGGAGACAAATGAGGAGACGCTGTTGCAGGAATCGGCCTCTAAGGAGGCCTACTACACAGGCCGTCTGTTGGAGCTGCAGACGGAGGTGACGCTAAGCCGCTCTGTGGCATCCAACGCCCAGGCGGAAAATGAAAGGCTCAACGCACTCGTGCAGGAGCTAAGAGAG AGTAACGAGATGCTGGAGCTACAGAGGAGCAGGATGAGGGAGGAGATCAAGGAGTACAAGTTCAGGGAGACCAGGCTTCTTCAGGATtacacagagctggaggaggagaacatcACGCTGCAGAAACTGGTCTCTACGCTCAAGCAGAGCCAG GTGGAGTATGAGGGACTAAAACATGAAATCAAGGTGCTAGAGGAGGAGACTGTTCTTCTCAACAGCCAGCTTGAAGACGCTTTACGTCTAAAAGAAATCTCTGAGGGTCAGTTAGAAGAAGCCCTGGATGCCCTCAAGAGTGAGCGAGAGCAGAAGAACAACCTAAGAAAGGAACTGGCCCACCATATCAGCCTGAGTGACAGCGTCTATGGAGCAGGGGCCCATCTGGCGCTCACTGTCACTGGTGTTGAGGGCCTCAAGTTCCCAGAGGAGACAAACGGAACCAACGGCACCAATGGCAGCGCCATCCCTACTGCTAATGGCAATAATGAGGACAGCAACCGGCGCAACGGTCACCTCCACACAGGCACAGGGCTGGCTAAGATGAATGGCGAGTACCGCCCAGGCCGGAAAGGAGAAGCCCTGCACCCTGTGCCAGATCTGTTCAGTGAACTCAACCTGTCAGAGATGCAGAagctcaaacagcagctgctacag GTGGAGCGGGAGAAGTCAGCGCTGCTCATGAACCTGCAGGAGTCACAGACccaactgcagcacacacagggCGCCCTGACCGAGCAGAATGAACGGGTCCATCGCCTCACTGAACGTGTCAATGCCATGAAACGCCTCAATGGAGACAAAGAGCTTGATGACCCACAAGAGAGTGAGAAGCCTGACGGTGGCTCTGTATCACCGCCAGCCAATGGTCACCATGATCCCGATATCCACGGGTTTGAGATCCTGGAGTGTAAGTACAAGGTGGCGGTGACAGAGGTGATCGACCTGAAAGCAGAGCTGAAGGCCCTGAAGGAGAAGTATAACCAGGCTGTGGAGGGGCAGGGAGACAGCCACAGTGACGACAAAGTCCAGGCACTGAATGAACAG CTAACTCATTTGGAACGCAGCTGTCGTGAGGGCCGGGAGAGGGTGGTAAGCCTGGAGGCAGAGCTCCGAGTGGCCTCAAGCACAGCCACAGAGAGCCAAGGCATGCTGAACGCAGCACAAGACGAGCTGGTAACCTTCAGTGAAGAACTGGCACAGCTGTACCACCACGTCTGTCTGTGCAACAACGAGACACCCAACCGTGTCATGCTTGACTACTACCGGCAGAGCCGCGTCACACGCAGCGGCAGCCTGAAAGGCTCAGATGATCCTCGGGCTTTGCTCTCGCCTCGCTTGGCACGACGCCTCGCTGCAGCATCTGCAGCTTGCTCCTCTGAGTCCCCACGCAGTCCCATGGACTCCCCATCCAAAGATGCCCATCACAATGAGACAAATACCAACACAGCAGACTCTTCATCCTGCCATAGCAGCCCCACCCGCAACGCCACCGGCTCCCCAGTCATCAGCATCTCTCCTTGCCCGTCTCCACTGCCCTCAGAGGCAGGTGGGGACCTGCGGAAGGAGCCCATGAATATCTACAACTTGAATGCTATCATCAGAGACCAGATCAAACACCTCCAGAGGGCTGTTGACCGCTCACTGCAGCTGTCAAGGCAGAGGGCTGCAGCCAGGGAGCTGGCGCCGATGCTTGACAAGGACAAGGAGACATGCATGGAGGAAATACTCAAGCTCAAGTCCCTGCTCAGCACCAAGAGAGAGCAGATAGCCACACTCAGGCTGGTGCTCAAGGCCAATAAACAG ACAGCAGAGGGTGCGCTGGCTAACTTGAAGAGCAAGTACGAGAATGAAAAGGCGATGGTGACAGAGACCATGATGAAACTGAGGAACGAGCTTAAAGCTCTGAAAGAAGATGCTGCCACCTTTTCGTCTCTTAGGGCCATGTTTGCAACAAG GTGTGATGAGTATGTCACCCAGCTGGATGAGATGCAGAGGCAGCTGGCGGCAGCAGAGGATGAGAAGAAGACATTGAACTCTCTCCTCCGTATGGCTATCCAGCAGAAACTGGCCTTGACCCAACGCCTGGAGGATCTGGAGTTTGACAATGAGCAGACCCACCGTGGCCGTGGCGCTAAAGTGCCCAAGATAAAAAGCAGCCCGCCCAAA tCCTAA
- the bicd1a gene encoding protein bicaudal D homolog 1 isoform X4, giving the protein MAAGVGCGESVDQYRAEVERLTQELAEANREKIRAAECGLVVLEENQALKQKYAELETEQETLRKELEQLQEAFGQAYTNQRKVAEDGETNEETLLQESASKEAYYTGRLLELQTEVTLSRSVASNAQAENERLNALVQELRESNEMLELQRSRMREEIKEYKFRETRLLQDYTELEEENITLQKLVSTLKQSQVEYEGLKHEIKVLEEETVLLNSQLEDALRLKEISEGQLEEALDALKSEREQKNNLRKELAHHISLSDSVYGAGAHLALTVTGVEGLKFPEETNGTNGTNGSAIPTANGNNEDSNRRNGHLHTGTGLAKMNGEYRPGRKGEALHPVPDLFSELNLSEMQKLKQQLLQVEREKSALLMNLQESQTQLQHTQGALTEQNERVHRLTERVNAMKRLNGDKELDDPQESEKPDGGSVSPPANGHHDPDIHGFEILECKYKVAVTEVIDLKAELKALKEKYNQAVEGQGDSHSDDKVQALNEQLTHLERSCREGRERVVSLEAELRVASSTATESQGMLNAAQDELVTFSEELAQLYHHVCLCNNETPNRVMLDYYRQSRVTRSGSLKGSDDPRALLSPRLARRLAAASAACSSESPRSPMDSPSKDAHHNETNTNTADSSSCHSSPTRNATGSPVISISPCPSPLPSEAGGDLRKEPMNIYNLNAIIRDQIKHLQRAVDRSLQLSRQRAAARELAPMLDKDKETCMEEILKLKSLLSTKREQIATLRLVLKANKQTAEGALANLKSKYENEKAMVTETMMKLRNELKALKEDAATFSSLRAMFATRCDEYVTQLDEMQRQLAAAEDEKKTLNSLLRMAIQQKLALTQRLEDLEFDNEQTHRGRGAKVPKIKSSPPKIVSSLLPQYRHSPHN; this is encoded by the exons GCCTTTGGCCAGGCCTACACGAACCAGCGTAAGGTGGCAGAGGATGGGGAGACAAATGAGGAGACGCTGTTGCAGGAATCGGCCTCTAAGGAGGCCTACTACACAGGCCGTCTGTTGGAGCTGCAGACGGAGGTGACGCTAAGCCGCTCTGTGGCATCCAACGCCCAGGCGGAAAATGAAAGGCTCAACGCACTCGTGCAGGAGCTAAGAGAG AGTAACGAGATGCTGGAGCTACAGAGGAGCAGGATGAGGGAGGAGATCAAGGAGTACAAGTTCAGGGAGACCAGGCTTCTTCAGGATtacacagagctggaggaggagaacatcACGCTGCAGAAACTGGTCTCTACGCTCAAGCAGAGCCAG GTGGAGTATGAGGGACTAAAACATGAAATCAAGGTGCTAGAGGAGGAGACTGTTCTTCTCAACAGCCAGCTTGAAGACGCTTTACGTCTAAAAGAAATCTCTGAGGGTCAGTTAGAAGAAGCCCTGGATGCCCTCAAGAGTGAGCGAGAGCAGAAGAACAACCTAAGAAAGGAACTGGCCCACCATATCAGCCTGAGTGACAGCGTCTATGGAGCAGGGGCCCATCTGGCGCTCACTGTCACTGGTGTTGAGGGCCTCAAGTTCCCAGAGGAGACAAACGGAACCAACGGCACCAATGGCAGCGCCATCCCTACTGCTAATGGCAATAATGAGGACAGCAACCGGCGCAACGGTCACCTCCACACAGGCACAGGGCTGGCTAAGATGAATGGCGAGTACCGCCCAGGCCGGAAAGGAGAAGCCCTGCACCCTGTGCCAGATCTGTTCAGTGAACTCAACCTGTCAGAGATGCAGAagctcaaacagcagctgctacag GTGGAGCGGGAGAAGTCAGCGCTGCTCATGAACCTGCAGGAGTCACAGACccaactgcagcacacacagggCGCCCTGACCGAGCAGAATGAACGGGTCCATCGCCTCACTGAACGTGTCAATGCCATGAAACGCCTCAATGGAGACAAAGAGCTTGATGACCCACAAGAGAGTGAGAAGCCTGACGGTGGCTCTGTATCACCGCCAGCCAATGGTCACCATGATCCCGATATCCACGGGTTTGAGATCCTGGAGTGTAAGTACAAGGTGGCGGTGACAGAGGTGATCGACCTGAAAGCAGAGCTGAAGGCCCTGAAGGAGAAGTATAACCAGGCTGTGGAGGGGCAGGGAGACAGCCACAGTGACGACAAAGTCCAGGCACTGAATGAACAG CTAACTCATTTGGAACGCAGCTGTCGTGAGGGCCGGGAGAGGGTGGTAAGCCTGGAGGCAGAGCTCCGAGTGGCCTCAAGCACAGCCACAGAGAGCCAAGGCATGCTGAACGCAGCACAAGACGAGCTGGTAACCTTCAGTGAAGAACTGGCACAGCTGTACCACCACGTCTGTCTGTGCAACAACGAGACACCCAACCGTGTCATGCTTGACTACTACCGGCAGAGCCGCGTCACACGCAGCGGCAGCCTGAAAGGCTCAGATGATCCTCGGGCTTTGCTCTCGCCTCGCTTGGCACGACGCCTCGCTGCAGCATCTGCAGCTTGCTCCTCTGAGTCCCCACGCAGTCCCATGGACTCCCCATCCAAAGATGCCCATCACAATGAGACAAATACCAACACAGCAGACTCTTCATCCTGCCATAGCAGCCCCACCCGCAACGCCACCGGCTCCCCAGTCATCAGCATCTCTCCTTGCCCGTCTCCACTGCCCTCAGAGGCAGGTGGGGACCTGCGGAAGGAGCCCATGAATATCTACAACTTGAATGCTATCATCAGAGACCAGATCAAACACCTCCAGAGGGCTGTTGACCGCTCACTGCAGCTGTCAAGGCAGAGGGCTGCAGCCAGGGAGCTGGCGCCGATGCTTGACAAGGACAAGGAGACATGCATGGAGGAAATACTCAAGCTCAAGTCCCTGCTCAGCACCAAGAGAGAGCAGATAGCCACACTCAGGCTGGTGCTCAAGGCCAATAAACAG ACAGCAGAGGGTGCGCTGGCTAACTTGAAGAGCAAGTACGAGAATGAAAAGGCGATGGTGACAGAGACCATGATGAAACTGAGGAACGAGCTTAAAGCTCTGAAAGAAGATGCTGCCACCTTTTCGTCTCTTAGGGCCATGTTTGCAACAAG GTGTGATGAGTATGTCACCCAGCTGGATGAGATGCAGAGGCAGCTGGCGGCAGCAGAGGATGAGAAGAAGACATTGAACTCTCTCCTCCGTATGGCTATCCAGCAGAAACTGGCCTTGACCCAACGCCTGGAGGATCTGGAGTTTGACAATGAGCAGACCCACCGTGGCCGTGGCGCTAAAGTGCCCAAGATAAAAAGCAGCCCGCCCAAA ATTGTCAGCAGCCTGCTGCCTCAGTACCGTCACTCTCCCCACAACTAA
- the bicd1a gene encoding protein bicaudal D homolog 1 isoform X2: MAAGVGCGESVDQYRAEVERLTQELAEANREKIRAAECGLVVLEENQALKQKYAELETEQETLRKELEQLQEAFGQAYTNQRKVAEDGETNEETLLQESASKEAYYTGRLLELQTEVTLSRSVASNAQAENERLNALVQELRESNEMLELQRSRMREEIKEYKFRETRLLQDYTELEEENITLQKLVSTLKQSQVEYEGLKHEIKVLEEETVLLNSQLEDALRLKEISEGQLEEALDALKSEREQKNNLRKELAHHISLSDSVYGAGAHLALTVTGVEGLKFPEETNGTNGTNGSAIPTANGNNEDSNRRNGHLHTGTGLAKMNGEYRPGRKGEALHPVPDLFSELNLSEMQKLKQQLLQVEREKSALLMNLQESQTQLQHTQGALTEQNERVHRLTERVNAMKRLNGDKELDDPQESEKPDGGSVSPPANGHHDPDIHGFEILECKYKVAVTEVIDLKAELKALKEKYNQAVEGQGDSHSDDKVQALNEQLTHLERSCREGRERVVSLEAELRVASSTATESQGMLNAAQDELVTFSEELAQLYHHVCLCNNETPNRVMLDYYRQSRVTRSGSLKGSDDPRALLSPRLARRLAAASAACSSESPRSPMDSPSKDAHHNETNTNTADSSSCHSSPTRNATGSPVISISPCPSPLPSEAGGDLRKEPMNIYNLNAIIRDQIKHLQRAVDRSLQLSRQRAAARELAPMLDKDKETCMEEILKLKSLLSTKREQIATLRLVLKANKQTAEGALANLKSKYENEKAMVTETMMKLRNELKALKEDAATFSSLRAMFATRCDEYVTQLDEMQRQLAAAEDEKKTLNSLLRMAIQQKLALTQRLEDLEFDNEQTHRGRGAKVPKIKSSPPKFLVDCQQPAASVPSLSPQLRRGRASLARSPKFVADLQDHHAVLSRSSSLLSPCDPCNCLVQQAHPPGT; the protein is encoded by the exons GCCTTTGGCCAGGCCTACACGAACCAGCGTAAGGTGGCAGAGGATGGGGAGACAAATGAGGAGACGCTGTTGCAGGAATCGGCCTCTAAGGAGGCCTACTACACAGGCCGTCTGTTGGAGCTGCAGACGGAGGTGACGCTAAGCCGCTCTGTGGCATCCAACGCCCAGGCGGAAAATGAAAGGCTCAACGCACTCGTGCAGGAGCTAAGAGAG AGTAACGAGATGCTGGAGCTACAGAGGAGCAGGATGAGGGAGGAGATCAAGGAGTACAAGTTCAGGGAGACCAGGCTTCTTCAGGATtacacagagctggaggaggagaacatcACGCTGCAGAAACTGGTCTCTACGCTCAAGCAGAGCCAG GTGGAGTATGAGGGACTAAAACATGAAATCAAGGTGCTAGAGGAGGAGACTGTTCTTCTCAACAGCCAGCTTGAAGACGCTTTACGTCTAAAAGAAATCTCTGAGGGTCAGTTAGAAGAAGCCCTGGATGCCCTCAAGAGTGAGCGAGAGCAGAAGAACAACCTAAGAAAGGAACTGGCCCACCATATCAGCCTGAGTGACAGCGTCTATGGAGCAGGGGCCCATCTGGCGCTCACTGTCACTGGTGTTGAGGGCCTCAAGTTCCCAGAGGAGACAAACGGAACCAACGGCACCAATGGCAGCGCCATCCCTACTGCTAATGGCAATAATGAGGACAGCAACCGGCGCAACGGTCACCTCCACACAGGCACAGGGCTGGCTAAGATGAATGGCGAGTACCGCCCAGGCCGGAAAGGAGAAGCCCTGCACCCTGTGCCAGATCTGTTCAGTGAACTCAACCTGTCAGAGATGCAGAagctcaaacagcagctgctacag GTGGAGCGGGAGAAGTCAGCGCTGCTCATGAACCTGCAGGAGTCACAGACccaactgcagcacacacagggCGCCCTGACCGAGCAGAATGAACGGGTCCATCGCCTCACTGAACGTGTCAATGCCATGAAACGCCTCAATGGAGACAAAGAGCTTGATGACCCACAAGAGAGTGAGAAGCCTGACGGTGGCTCTGTATCACCGCCAGCCAATGGTCACCATGATCCCGATATCCACGGGTTTGAGATCCTGGAGTGTAAGTACAAGGTGGCGGTGACAGAGGTGATCGACCTGAAAGCAGAGCTGAAGGCCCTGAAGGAGAAGTATAACCAGGCTGTGGAGGGGCAGGGAGACAGCCACAGTGACGACAAAGTCCAGGCACTGAATGAACAG CTAACTCATTTGGAACGCAGCTGTCGTGAGGGCCGGGAGAGGGTGGTAAGCCTGGAGGCAGAGCTCCGAGTGGCCTCAAGCACAGCCACAGAGAGCCAAGGCATGCTGAACGCAGCACAAGACGAGCTGGTAACCTTCAGTGAAGAACTGGCACAGCTGTACCACCACGTCTGTCTGTGCAACAACGAGACACCCAACCGTGTCATGCTTGACTACTACCGGCAGAGCCGCGTCACACGCAGCGGCAGCCTGAAAGGCTCAGATGATCCTCGGGCTTTGCTCTCGCCTCGCTTGGCACGACGCCTCGCTGCAGCATCTGCAGCTTGCTCCTCTGAGTCCCCACGCAGTCCCATGGACTCCCCATCCAAAGATGCCCATCACAATGAGACAAATACCAACACAGCAGACTCTTCATCCTGCCATAGCAGCCCCACCCGCAACGCCACCGGCTCCCCAGTCATCAGCATCTCTCCTTGCCCGTCTCCACTGCCCTCAGAGGCAGGTGGGGACCTGCGGAAGGAGCCCATGAATATCTACAACTTGAATGCTATCATCAGAGACCAGATCAAACACCTCCAGAGGGCTGTTGACCGCTCACTGCAGCTGTCAAGGCAGAGGGCTGCAGCCAGGGAGCTGGCGCCGATGCTTGACAAGGACAAGGAGACATGCATGGAGGAAATACTCAAGCTCAAGTCCCTGCTCAGCACCAAGAGAGAGCAGATAGCCACACTCAGGCTGGTGCTCAAGGCCAATAAACAG ACAGCAGAGGGTGCGCTGGCTAACTTGAAGAGCAAGTACGAGAATGAAAAGGCGATGGTGACAGAGACCATGATGAAACTGAGGAACGAGCTTAAAGCTCTGAAAGAAGATGCTGCCACCTTTTCGTCTCTTAGGGCCATGTTTGCAACAAG GTGTGATGAGTATGTCACCCAGCTGGATGAGATGCAGAGGCAGCTGGCGGCAGCAGAGGATGAGAAGAAGACATTGAACTCTCTCCTCCGTATGGCTATCCAGCAGAAACTGGCCTTGACCCAACGCCTGGAGGATCTGGAGTTTGACAATGAGCAGACCCACCGTGGCCGTGGCGCTAAAGTGCCCAAGATAAAAAGCAGCCCGCCCAAA TTTCTTGTAGATTGTCAGCAGCCTGCTGCCTCAGTACCGTCACTCTCCCCACAACTAAGGCGAGGGAGAGCCTCCCTAGCCCGCAG tCCTAAATTTGTGGCAGACCTCCAGGATCACCACGCAGTCCTGTCCCGCAGCAGTAGCCTTCTCTCCCCCTGTGACCCTTGTAACTGTCTGGTCCAACAAGCCCACCCCCCCGGCACCTAA
- the bicd1a gene encoding protein bicaudal D homolog 1 isoform X3 — protein MAAGVGCGESVDQYRAEVERLTQELAEANREKIRAAECGLVVLEENQALKQKYAELETEQETLRKELEQLQEAFGQAYTNQRKVAEDGETNEETLLQESASKEAYYTGRLLELQTEVTLSRSVASNAQAENERLNALVQELRESNEMLELQRSRMREEIKEYKFRETRLLQDYTELEEENITLQKLVSTLKQSQVEYEGLKHEIKVLEEETVLLNSQLEDALRLKEISEGQLEEALDALKSEREQKNNLRKELAHHISLSDSVYGAGAHLALTVTGVEGLKFPEETNGTNGTNGSAIPTANGNNEDSNRRNGHLHTGTGLAKMNGEYRPGRKGEALHPVPDLFSELNLSEMQKLKQQLLQVEREKSALLMNLQESQTQLQHTQGALTEQNERVHRLTERVNAMKRLNGDKELDDPQESEKPDGGSVSPPANGHHDPDIHGFEILECKYKVAVTEVIDLKAELKALKEKYNQAVEGQGDSHSDDKVQALNEQLTHLERSCREGRERVVSLEAELRVASSTATESQGMLNAAQDELVTFSEELAQLYHHVCLCNNETPNRVMLDYYRQSRVTRSGSLKGSDDPRALLSPRLARRLAAASAACSSESPRSPMDSPSKDAHHNETNTNTADSSSCHSSPTRNATGSPVISISPCPSPLPSEAGGDLRKEPMNIYNLNAIIRDQIKHLQRAVDRSLQLSRQRAAARELAPMLDKDKETCMEEILKLKSLLSTKREQIATLRLVLKANKQTAEGALANLKSKYENEKAMVTETMMKLRNELKALKEDAATFSSLRAMFATRCDEYVTQLDEMQRQLAAAEDEKKTLNSLLRMAIQQKLALTQRLEDLEFDNEQTHRGRGAKVPKIKSSPPKFLVDCQQPAASVPSLSPQLRRGRASLARRCTHQILCPEV, from the exons GCCTTTGGCCAGGCCTACACGAACCAGCGTAAGGTGGCAGAGGATGGGGAGACAAATGAGGAGACGCTGTTGCAGGAATCGGCCTCTAAGGAGGCCTACTACACAGGCCGTCTGTTGGAGCTGCAGACGGAGGTGACGCTAAGCCGCTCTGTGGCATCCAACGCCCAGGCGGAAAATGAAAGGCTCAACGCACTCGTGCAGGAGCTAAGAGAG AGTAACGAGATGCTGGAGCTACAGAGGAGCAGGATGAGGGAGGAGATCAAGGAGTACAAGTTCAGGGAGACCAGGCTTCTTCAGGATtacacagagctggaggaggagaacatcACGCTGCAGAAACTGGTCTCTACGCTCAAGCAGAGCCAG GTGGAGTATGAGGGACTAAAACATGAAATCAAGGTGCTAGAGGAGGAGACTGTTCTTCTCAACAGCCAGCTTGAAGACGCTTTACGTCTAAAAGAAATCTCTGAGGGTCAGTTAGAAGAAGCCCTGGATGCCCTCAAGAGTGAGCGAGAGCAGAAGAACAACCTAAGAAAGGAACTGGCCCACCATATCAGCCTGAGTGACAGCGTCTATGGAGCAGGGGCCCATCTGGCGCTCACTGTCACTGGTGTTGAGGGCCTCAAGTTCCCAGAGGAGACAAACGGAACCAACGGCACCAATGGCAGCGCCATCCCTACTGCTAATGGCAATAATGAGGACAGCAACCGGCGCAACGGTCACCTCCACACAGGCACAGGGCTGGCTAAGATGAATGGCGAGTACCGCCCAGGCCGGAAAGGAGAAGCCCTGCACCCTGTGCCAGATCTGTTCAGTGAACTCAACCTGTCAGAGATGCAGAagctcaaacagcagctgctacag GTGGAGCGGGAGAAGTCAGCGCTGCTCATGAACCTGCAGGAGTCACAGACccaactgcagcacacacagggCGCCCTGACCGAGCAGAATGAACGGGTCCATCGCCTCACTGAACGTGTCAATGCCATGAAACGCCTCAATGGAGACAAAGAGCTTGATGACCCACAAGAGAGTGAGAAGCCTGACGGTGGCTCTGTATCACCGCCAGCCAATGGTCACCATGATCCCGATATCCACGGGTTTGAGATCCTGGAGTGTAAGTACAAGGTGGCGGTGACAGAGGTGATCGACCTGAAAGCAGAGCTGAAGGCCCTGAAGGAGAAGTATAACCAGGCTGTGGAGGGGCAGGGAGACAGCCACAGTGACGACAAAGTCCAGGCACTGAATGAACAG CTAACTCATTTGGAACGCAGCTGTCGTGAGGGCCGGGAGAGGGTGGTAAGCCTGGAGGCAGAGCTCCGAGTGGCCTCAAGCACAGCCACAGAGAGCCAAGGCATGCTGAACGCAGCACAAGACGAGCTGGTAACCTTCAGTGAAGAACTGGCACAGCTGTACCACCACGTCTGTCTGTGCAACAACGAGACACCCAACCGTGTCATGCTTGACTACTACCGGCAGAGCCGCGTCACACGCAGCGGCAGCCTGAAAGGCTCAGATGATCCTCGGGCTTTGCTCTCGCCTCGCTTGGCACGACGCCTCGCTGCAGCATCTGCAGCTTGCTCCTCTGAGTCCCCACGCAGTCCCATGGACTCCCCATCCAAAGATGCCCATCACAATGAGACAAATACCAACACAGCAGACTCTTCATCCTGCCATAGCAGCCCCACCCGCAACGCCACCGGCTCCCCAGTCATCAGCATCTCTCCTTGCCCGTCTCCACTGCCCTCAGAGGCAGGTGGGGACCTGCGGAAGGAGCCCATGAATATCTACAACTTGAATGCTATCATCAGAGACCAGATCAAACACCTCCAGAGGGCTGTTGACCGCTCACTGCAGCTGTCAAGGCAGAGGGCTGCAGCCAGGGAGCTGGCGCCGATGCTTGACAAGGACAAGGAGACATGCATGGAGGAAATACTCAAGCTCAAGTCCCTGCTCAGCACCAAGAGAGAGCAGATAGCCACACTCAGGCTGGTGCTCAAGGCCAATAAACAG ACAGCAGAGGGTGCGCTGGCTAACTTGAAGAGCAAGTACGAGAATGAAAAGGCGATGGTGACAGAGACCATGATGAAACTGAGGAACGAGCTTAAAGCTCTGAAAGAAGATGCTGCCACCTTTTCGTCTCTTAGGGCCATGTTTGCAACAAG GTGTGATGAGTATGTCACCCAGCTGGATGAGATGCAGAGGCAGCTGGCGGCAGCAGAGGATGAGAAGAAGACATTGAACTCTCTCCTCCGTATGGCTATCCAGCAGAAACTGGCCTTGACCCAACGCCTGGAGGATCTGGAGTTTGACAATGAGCAGACCCACCGTGGCCGTGGCGCTAAAGTGCCCAAGATAAAAAGCAGCCCGCCCAAA TTTCTTGTAGATTGTCAGCAGCCTGCTGCCTCAGTACCGTCACTCTCCCCACAACTAAGGCGAGGGAGAGCCTCCCTAGCCCGCAG ATGTACTCACCAAATACTTTGTCCTGAAGTATGA